In Listeria monocytogenes, the following proteins share a genomic window:
- a CDS encoding Crp/Fnr family transcriptional regulator — MQSVFEDLYSKKILEEEFGYASFLQTLIDNRIPYKKTRIPTNMILLTEDTINTKVYFIEKGIVSLEKNKNVISFLGSNQIAGLNDYFMAEANVYTARVIETITAYEFDKEDIICSIIGMQEGWLYLYLNNRNHENVLIEKCNLMRGNGESRLKDSLKQIGKYFGSEKEGALRIPKCFTKKIIANYSNLSVRSVTHLCRNLVESGFLAENSKSFVLLNNITNSYARLEPEATTI; from the coding sequence ATGCAATCGGTATTTGAAGATTTGTATAGTAAAAAAATTTTGGAAGAAGAATTTGGTTATGCTAGCTTCTTGCAAACTTTAATCGATAACAGAATCCCTTATAAAAAAACAAGAATACCAACCAACATGATTTTACTAACAGAAGATACGATAAATACGAAGGTTTATTTTATTGAAAAAGGGATTGTTTCATTAGAGAAGAACAAAAATGTTATAAGTTTTTTAGGCTCAAACCAAATTGCCGGATTAAACGATTATTTTATGGCAGAAGCAAATGTCTACACTGCTAGAGTAATCGAAACAATTACGGCATACGAATTTGATAAAGAAGATATAATTTGCTCGATTATTGGGATGCAAGAGGGGTGGCTCTATTTATATCTTAATAATCGAAATCACGAAAATGTTCTAATTGAAAAATGTAATTTAATGCGGGGGAACGGGGAAAGTCGTTTGAAAGATTCGTTAAAACAAATAGGGAAATATTTTGGGAGTGAAAAAGAAGGTGCATTACGTATTCCAAAATGTTTCACCAAAAAAATTATTGCTAATTATTCTAACTTATCCGTTCGTTCCGTCACACACCTTTGTAGAAATTTGGTAGAATCAGGATTTTTAGCAGAAAATTCTAAGTCTTTTGTTTTGTTAAATAATATTACAAACTCATATGCAAGACTAGAACCAGAAGCAACTACGATATAA